One segment of Streptosporangium brasiliense DNA contains the following:
- a CDS encoding TetR/AcrR family transcriptional regulator, giving the protein MVENRGLRERKKHRTRQALIEAAVRLFDDKGYDQVTVAEIADAAEVSPRTFFLHFQTKEDVLLADADVRVDLALQAIGERRAEEPLPEVLVRAMDQMIVNAWDRDLSSGLAALRARLAASVPALQARLLQRYLTTQAELAQALQRAFSDRLDTILASALVGAAVGAVSASALTALERGDGPDEVRNAMRRAIALVARSVT; this is encoded by the coding sequence ATGGTGGAGAATCGCGGACTGCGGGAGCGGAAGAAGCACCGCACCCGGCAGGCGCTGATCGAGGCGGCCGTGCGCCTGTTCGATGACAAGGGCTACGACCAGGTGACCGTGGCCGAGATCGCCGACGCCGCGGAGGTGTCCCCGCGAACCTTCTTCCTGCATTTTCAGACCAAGGAGGACGTGCTCCTGGCCGACGCCGACGTGCGCGTCGACCTGGCGCTGCAGGCGATCGGCGAGCGCCGCGCCGAGGAACCGCTGCCCGAGGTGCTGGTGCGGGCGATGGACCAGATGATCGTCAATGCCTGGGACCGCGACCTGTCCAGTGGGCTCGCCGCGCTCCGGGCCCGGCTGGCGGCCTCGGTGCCGGCGCTACAGGCCCGGCTGCTGCAGCGGTACCTCACGACGCAGGCCGAGCTGGCCCAGGCGCTGCAGCGGGCGTTCTCCGACAGGCTCGACACGATCCTCGCCTCCGCCCTGGTCGGCGCGGCGGTGGGCGCCGTCAGCGCCTCCGCGCTGACGGCGCTGGAGCGCGGCGACGGGCCCGACGAGGTACGGAACGCCATGCGGCGGGCCATTGCCTTGGTGGCGCGATCCGTCACCTGA
- a CDS encoding metalloregulator ArsR/SmtB family transcription factor, translated as MDILFSALADPTRWQLVGLLAERPRPVGVLAQLAEARQSQTTKHLQALERAGVVASQRSGQRRIYALQTAPLRELAAALIQLADTTDQISGPHETYDRYRHNLHAERLAAQEPGWADGRSFTFHRSLAGRPEEVWRHLTEAPLLARWWTPDDLRVSELVFEARPGGRIVQGYRDAEVLEVLEGVEGVDLVVGRAQEVVEESELVVGRAQGVVEDVRAGEHLAYRLSPLLADGSPAFTAHIHLDLRSTDTGTELDVRFRITDSTVESADFIAGLEIGYGQSLDKLVAAIAAD; from the coding sequence ATGGACATACTCTTCAGCGCACTGGCCGACCCGACCCGCTGGCAGCTCGTAGGCCTGCTGGCCGAGCGGCCCCGGCCGGTCGGGGTCCTCGCCCAACTCGCCGAGGCACGCCAGTCACAGACGACCAAGCACCTACAAGCCCTTGAGCGTGCCGGCGTCGTCGCCTCCCAGCGCTCCGGCCAGCGCCGAATCTACGCGCTCCAGACCGCACCCCTGCGGGAGCTGGCGGCTGCGCTCATTCAACTGGCCGACACCACCGACCAGATCAGCGGCCCGCACGAGACCTACGACCGCTACAGGCACAACCTCCACGCGGAGCGGCTCGCCGCCCAGGAGCCAGGGTGGGCCGACGGCCGCTCGTTCACGTTCCACCGGTCGCTGGCGGGGCGCCCGGAGGAGGTCTGGCGCCACCTGACCGAGGCCCCCCTGCTCGCCCGCTGGTGGACGCCCGACGACCTGCGCGTCTCCGAGCTCGTCTTCGAGGCGCGACCGGGCGGACGGATCGTCCAGGGGTACCGCGACGCCGAGGTTCTCGAGGTTCTCGAGGGTGTCGAGGGTGTCGACCTGGTCGTCGGGCGCGCGCAGGAAGTCGTCGAGGAATCCGAGCTGGTCGTCGGGCGCGCGCAGGGAGTCGTCGAGGACGTACGCGCCGGCGAGCACCTGGCCTACCGGCTCTCCCCGCTGCTTGCCGACGGCAGCCCTGCCTTCACCGCCCACATCCACCTGGACCTTCGGTCCACCGACACCGGCACGGAACTCGACGTCCGCTTCCGGATCACCGACAGCACGGTCGAATCCGCGGACTTCATCGCGGGCCTCGAGATCGGCTACGGCCAGAGCCTCGACAAGCTCGTGGCGGCCATCGCCGCGGACTGA
- a CDS encoding S1 family peptidase, translating into MSGTTSFRRIVSRSAVVALAGAACLALTAGSAGAIINGSEPTESYPFMAAIPTTAPLMGLTDGNCGAALINPQWVVTAAHCLDMEIGSIPEGTVRIGSDKRTSGGTVRKIAQAFLHPDYAQNLPNKNDIALIRLDRPVSVKPIKIADQADRPGTPTRIIGFGITESSTNPADWKMAKKLRQLDTRRGAVSECGPGFADDTRLCTVSQKPKAMACNGDSGGPQIQRGRGGRWELIGVTSGPGAKSPSCEQGPGLYTNVPAYSDWINKTIRTNS; encoded by the coding sequence GTGTCTGGCACCACCTCGTTCCGCCGTATCGTCTCCCGCTCCGCCGTCGTCGCGCTGGCCGGCGCGGCCTGCCTCGCGCTCACCGCCGGGAGCGCTGGAGCGATCATCAACGGCTCCGAGCCCACCGAGTCCTACCCCTTCATGGCGGCCATCCCGACCACGGCCCCCCTCATGGGCCTGACGGACGGCAACTGCGGCGCGGCCCTGATCAACCCGCAGTGGGTCGTGACCGCGGCGCACTGCCTCGACATGGAGATCGGCTCGATCCCGGAGGGGACGGTGCGCATCGGGAGCGACAAGCGGACGTCCGGCGGAACCGTCCGCAAGATCGCACAGGCGTTCCTGCACCCGGACTACGCCCAGAATTTGCCGAACAAGAACGACATCGCGCTGATCCGCCTGGACCGCCCGGTCAGTGTCAAGCCCATCAAGATCGCCGATCAGGCGGACAGGCCCGGCACGCCGACCCGGATCATCGGCTTCGGCATCACCGAGTCCAGCACCAACCCGGCTGACTGGAAGATGGCCAAGAAGCTGCGCCAGCTCGACACCCGCCGCGGCGCGGTCTCCGAGTGCGGCCCCGGCTTCGCCGATGACACCCGCCTGTGCACGGTCAGCCAGAAGCCCAAGGCCATGGCCTGCAACGGCGACTCCGGCGGCCCCCAGATCCAGCGCGGCCGCGGCGGCCGGTGGGAACTCATCGGCGTCACCTCCGGCCCCGGCGCCAAGAGCCCCTCCTGCGAGCAGGGTCCCGGCCTCTACACCAACGTGCCCGCCTACAGCGACTGGATCAACAAGACCATCCGCACGAACAGCTGA
- a CDS encoding SDR family NAD(P)-dependent oxidoreductase, with protein sequence MGSLDGRVVIITGAGRGIGREEALRFAAEGAKVVVNDPGVAIDGTGGDAGVAAEVVEEIIARGGQAVANTDSVASWDGARRMVETALESFGDLHVVVNNATIERNMGLADLSEEDFDEVVAVKLKGTFAVTHWAARHWRHRFRAGVRADRAVVNTSSGSGLLNPLPAQVSYASGNAGVAALTIVAALELGQYGVRVNCISPSMARTRLTLGVPGMSQDPSTNGFDPLHPAASAPVAAYLASAACPLTGQVLSVRGGTVAVNRGWSLGGHIHKDGPWSVDELAEKVKELSMDDPFDKLAQALTGALGVIGRAQLQEMINTLLDQGGRSGTASA encoded by the coding sequence GTGGGAAGTCTGGACGGACGCGTCGTCATCATCACCGGAGCAGGGCGCGGCATCGGGCGGGAGGAGGCGTTGCGCTTTGCCGCCGAGGGCGCCAAGGTCGTCGTCAACGACCCCGGCGTCGCCATCGACGGCACGGGCGGGGACGCCGGCGTGGCCGCAGAGGTGGTCGAGGAGATCATTGCCCGCGGCGGGCAGGCCGTGGCCAACACCGACAGTGTCGCCAGCTGGGACGGGGCCCGCCGCATGGTGGAGACAGCCCTGGAGTCCTTCGGCGACCTGCACGTCGTGGTCAACAACGCCACCATCGAACGGAACATGGGCCTGGCCGACCTGTCGGAGGAGGACTTCGACGAAGTCGTAGCGGTGAAGTTGAAGGGCACCTTCGCGGTGACGCACTGGGCGGCCCGCCACTGGCGCCACCGGTTCCGCGCGGGGGTCCGCGCTGACCGCGCCGTCGTCAACACCTCCTCCGGCTCCGGACTGCTCAACCCGCTGCCCGCGCAGGTCTCCTACGCGTCGGGCAACGCCGGGGTCGCGGCGCTGACCATCGTGGCAGCCCTGGAGTTGGGCCAGTACGGCGTGCGGGTCAACTGCATCTCGCCCTCGATGGCCCGCACCAGGCTCACCCTCGGTGTTCCCGGCATGAGTCAAGACCCGTCGACGAACGGGTTCGACCCCCTGCACCCGGCCGCCAGCGCGCCTGTTGCCGCCTACCTGGCCAGCGCGGCCTGCCCGCTCACCGGCCAGGTGCTGTCGGTGCGGGGCGGGACGGTCGCGGTCAACCGCGGCTGGTCGCTCGGCGGCCACATCCACAAGGACGGGCCGTGGAGCGTGGATGAGCTGGCCGAGAAGGTGAAGGAGCTGTCGATGGACGACCCGTTCGACAAGCTCGCCCAGGCCCTGACCGGCGCGCTCGGCGTCATCGGACGCGCCCAGCTCCAGGAGATGATCAATACCCTGCTGGACCAGGGAGGCCGGTCCGGCACGGCCTCCGCCTGA
- a CDS encoding SGNH/GDSL hydrolase family protein, translating into MTVYMRYVALGDSQTEGLGDGDDITGHRGWADRLAEHLARANPDLLYANLAVRGRLAGQIRSEQLAPALALRPDLATVMAGMNDLIRPGCEPAAVAEVLEEMYAALTESGAHVVTVTFPDIGKIAPIARPLRPKVLDLNARIRAAAARHGVTVVDTFAMEFVTDARMWGTDRLHASPAGHARIAAAMAHSLGLPGSDDTWMLPFPPLPLAAAWRVAAAELRWFATFAGPWIGRRLRGRSSGDGRTAKRPELTPWAQPAASPSTAPQPAPSAGPAAGSEVPAPTPGGRQVVPPGEVGADAIRPGPRA; encoded by the coding sequence ATGACCGTCTACATGCGTTATGTCGCGCTCGGCGACAGTCAGACCGAGGGCCTCGGCGACGGCGACGACATCACCGGCCACCGCGGCTGGGCCGACCGCCTCGCCGAGCACCTGGCCCGCGCCAACCCCGACCTCCTGTACGCCAACCTCGCGGTCCGTGGCCGGCTGGCGGGCCAGATCCGCTCCGAGCAACTGGCCCCCGCGCTGGCGCTGCGCCCCGACCTTGCCACGGTCATGGCGGGCATGAACGACCTCATCCGTCCCGGCTGCGAGCCCGCCGCTGTGGCGGAGGTGCTGGAGGAGATGTACGCCGCCCTGACCGAGTCGGGCGCACATGTGGTTACCGTGACTTTTCCAGATATCGGGAAGATCGCCCCGATAGCCCGTCCGCTCCGGCCCAAGGTGCTCGACCTCAACGCCCGCATCCGCGCCGCCGCGGCCCGCCACGGGGTCACGGTGGTGGACACGTTCGCGATGGAGTTCGTCACCGACGCGCGCATGTGGGGCACGGACCGGCTGCACGCGAGCCCGGCGGGTCACGCCCGCATCGCCGCCGCCATGGCCCACTCCCTCGGCCTGCCCGGCAGCGACGACACGTGGATGCTGCCCTTCCCGCCCCTGCCCTTGGCGGCGGCGTGGCGGGTGGCGGCGGCCGAGCTGCGTTGGTTCGCCACGTTCGCGGGCCCATGGATCGGCCGCCGCCTCCGCGGCCGCTCCTCGGGCGACGGCCGTACGGCCAAGCGCCCGGAGCTCACACCATGGGCCCAGCCGGCCGCGAGCCCCAGCACGGCGCCGCAGCCCGCTCCCTCGGCCGGACCGGCGGCGGGCTCAGAGGTGCCGGCGCCCACGCCGGGGGGACGGCAGGTCGTGCCGCCGGGAGAGGTCGGAGCGGACGCCATCCGCCCTGGGCCACGGGCCTGA
- a CDS encoding NUDIX domain-containing protein → MYKMIARSSARVLLIDHVDRLLLYRGLSLQVEDPFYAWLIPGGAIDPEETPQQAAARELREELGHVVGLPLGSVS, encoded by the coding sequence ATGTACAAGATGATCGCTCGGTCATCAGCCCGTGTACTGCTGATCGACCACGTCGATCGGCTTCTGCTCTACCGAGGCTTGTCGCTCCAGGTGGAGGACCCTTTCTACGCGTGGCTCATACCGGGAGGCGCTATCGATCCCGAGGAAACCCCGCAGCAGGCGGCTGCCCGGGAGTTACGGGAGGAGCTGGGACATGTTGTAGGCCTTCCGCTCGGGTCGGTGTCATAG
- a CDS encoding nuclear transport factor 2 family protein, whose product MSNMDRDILLKRDQSFFDALVAGDLAVLEELLADDFVLVGVEDGAVADRKIVLDLMASGSLRFPQIHSFPDEAIVRVIGTVGIVVGRTGMNFTNPDGATFSAGSRYTHVYAADALGVWRLVSAQGTAIKA is encoded by the coding sequence ATGAGCAACATGGATCGGGACATCCTCCTCAAGCGCGACCAGAGCTTCTTCGACGCCCTGGTGGCCGGCGATCTTGCCGTGCTGGAGGAGCTGCTGGCAGACGACTTCGTTCTGGTCGGAGTCGAGGACGGGGCTGTCGCCGACAGGAAGATCGTGCTGGACCTGATGGCCTCCGGCTCTCTCCGGTTCCCGCAGATCCATTCGTTCCCGGACGAGGCGATCGTCCGGGTCATTGGCACAGTAGGCATCGTCGTTGGGCGTACCGGCATGAACTTCACCAACCCCGACGGTGCCACGTTCAGCGCCGGAAGCCGCTACACCCACGTCTACGCCGCCGATGCCCTCGGCGTCTGGCGCCTCGTCTCCGCCCAAGGAACCGCGATCAAGGCGTGA